A stretch of Pseudolysobacter antarcticus DNA encodes these proteins:
- a CDS encoding PDZ domain-containing protein codes for MKPAFLSFYIITLCAGALAVPGAAMAQATNARIAAAATPTTAAAPATTATPAAKTSDADSAATDRTQAQRELEQVREQMRDLSRRMAELSLKAGDVGPRAYAYRYIGDPDRAVIGVVIDTDKQGARISAVTPGGPAEHAGIKAGDVITTIDGKALSSDGDRSEKNLERTRAALANLKVGTSSKLSLLRDGKKSEVTVVAERREAKDWARVMADAALRGETPKLPKDFDLNIQVDIDRAMAESQRAIAEANRVGADYARRSTEYTRRSADIAHATSMHFSSPLWGLNLTSLSPDLGSYFGSDKGVLIVSADKKLEPLKAGDVLLALGGKSVERPEDVMRLLRDQPSGKQIEVRVLRQHKPQTLSMQTPEFGGMFNPEFTPPTPPTPPTPPTPPTPPTPPTPPTPPTPPAHTGWILS; via the coding sequence ATGAAACCTGCATTTTTATCTTTTTATATAATTACACTTTGTGCTGGCGCGCTTGCAGTGCCGGGCGCTGCGATGGCGCAAGCGACCAATGCACGTATTGCCGCAGCGGCAACACCGACAACCGCAGCAGCACCCGCGACCACTGCAACACCAGCAGCAAAAACCTCTGACGCTGACAGCGCTGCGACCGATCGCACGCAGGCGCAGCGCGAGCTCGAACAGGTGCGCGAGCAGATGCGCGATCTGTCGCGACGCATGGCGGAACTGTCGCTCAAGGCCGGCGATGTCGGGCCACGCGCTTACGCCTATCGTTATATCGGTGATCCGGATCGCGCCGTGATCGGCGTGGTGATCGATACCGACAAACAAGGCGCACGTATCAGCGCGGTCACGCCCGGCGGCCCGGCCGAACACGCCGGAATCAAGGCCGGCGACGTGATTACCACAATCGACGGCAAGGCGCTTTCCAGCGACGGCGATCGCAGCGAAAAAAATCTTGAGCGCACGCGGGCCGCGCTGGCCAATCTGAAAGTCGGTACGAGCAGCAAACTCAGCCTGCTGCGCGATGGTAAAAAATCCGAGGTAACGGTCGTTGCGGAACGACGCGAGGCAAAAGACTGGGCGCGGGTGATGGCCGATGCCGCGCTGCGCGGCGAAACGCCGAAACTGCCGAAGGATTTCGATCTGAATATCCAGGTGGATATCGATCGCGCGATGGCCGAGTCGCAACGCGCAATCGCCGAGGCAAATCGCGTCGGTGCCGACTACGCACGCCGCAGCACGGAATACACGCGCCGCAGCGCCGATATCGCGCACGCCACGTCGATGCATTTTTCCTCACCGCTGTGGGGTTTGAACCTCACGAGTCTGAGTCCGGATCTCGGCAGTTATTTCGGCAGCGACAAGGGTGTGCTGATCGTATCCGCGGACAAAAAACTCGAACCGCTGAAGGCCGGCGATGTGCTGCTCGCGCTTGGCGGAAAATCGGTCGAACGGCCCGAAGACGTGATGCGCCTGCTGCGCGACCAGCCAAGCGGCAAACAGATCGAGGTACGTGTCTTGCGCCAGCACAAACCGCAGACCCTGAGCATGCAGACGCCCGAATTCGGCGGCATGTTCAATCCCGAATTCACGCCACCGACGCCTCCAACTCCACCCACCCCGCCGACGCCTCCCACGCCTCCAACTCCGCCTACCCCGCCGACTCCGCCAACACCACCGGCGCATACGGGATGGATTCTGTCCTGA
- a CDS encoding nucleoside permease — MSIKLRLILMNFLQFFVWGSWLLTIGAYWFQNRHWSGTSFGAIFSTMGIASLFMPSITGIIADKWISAEKLYGLLHIGGAIVLFTLPMAESPTTMFWIMLLNMIFYMPTIALAISVAYNALKDDGRDVVRDYPPIRVWGTIGFIVALWTVSLLHLETSAAQFYVASAASLLLGLYAFTLPKCPPKLGKTQSRLLIDRLGLTSFTLLKNPNMAVFFFFAMLLGAALQLTNAYGDTFLHDFATQPQYQGTIAVRYPAIIMSISQISETLFILAIPFFLRRFGIKTVMVISMLAWFLRFGLLAYGNPGGGLWMIVLSCIVYGMAFDFFNISGSLFVETQSDPKIRASAQGLFMVMTNGIGAVLGSSLSGIIIDRYFTLADQSKDWHGIWLTFAIYALVMAVLFVPLFKHRHDPAAMRSLHADNRLGA; from the coding sequence ATGAGCATCAAACTGCGTCTGATTCTGATGAACTTCCTGCAGTTTTTCGTGTGGGGATCGTGGCTGCTGACGATCGGCGCGTACTGGTTCCAGAACCGGCATTGGTCGGGCACGTCGTTTGGCGCAATCTTCTCGACGATGGGCATCGCCTCGCTGTTCATGCCGTCGATCACCGGCATCATCGCCGACAAGTGGATCAGCGCCGAGAAGCTGTATGGCCTGCTGCACATCGGCGGCGCGATCGTCCTGTTCACGCTGCCGATGGCGGAAAGTCCGACCACGATGTTCTGGATCATGCTGCTGAACATGATCTTCTACATGCCGACCATCGCGCTCGCGATTTCGGTGGCGTACAACGCACTCAAAGATGATGGCCGCGACGTCGTGCGCGATTATCCGCCAATCCGCGTGTGGGGCACGATCGGTTTTATCGTCGCGTTGTGGACGGTAAGTTTGCTGCACCTCGAAACTTCGGCCGCTCAGTTCTACGTCGCCTCCGCCGCCTCATTGCTGCTCGGGTTATACGCCTTCACCTTGCCGAAATGTCCACCGAAACTCGGCAAAACGCAAAGCCGCCTGCTGATCGACCGGCTTGGCTTGACCTCGTTCACGCTATTGAAAAATCCGAACATGGCGGTGTTCTTTTTCTTCGCCATGCTGCTCGGCGCAGCGCTGCAATTGACCAATGCCTACGGCGATACGTTCCTGCACGACTTCGCCACGCAGCCGCAATATCAAGGCACGATCGCGGTGCGTTACCCGGCGATCATCATGTCGATTTCGCAGATATCCGAAACGCTGTTCATTCTCGCGATTCCGTTTTTCCTGCGCCGTTTCGGCATCAAGACGGTGATGGTGATCAGCATGCTCGCGTGGTTCCTGCGCTTCGGCCTGCTCGCTTACGGCAACCCGGGCGGCGGACTGTGGATGATCGTGCTGTCGTGCATCGTGTACGGCATGGCCTTCGATTTTTTCAACATCTCCGGTTCGCTGTTTGTTGAAACCCAGAGCGATCCAAAAATCCGCGCGAGTGCGCAAGGTCTGTTCATGGTGATGACCAACGGCATCGGCGCAGTGCTCGGCAGTTCGCTCAGCGGCATCATCATCGATCGCTATTTCACCCTCGCCGATCAGAGCAAGGACTGGCACGGCATCTGGCTGACGTTTGCGATCTACGCGCTGGTGATGGCGGTATTGTTCGTGCCGCTGTTCAAACATCGGCATGATCCAGCGGCGATGCGCAGCTTGCATGCCGACAATCGTCTCGGCGCCTGA
- a CDS encoding efflux RND transporter periplasmic adaptor subunit codes for MIRDTAAQDRRIEATAPSNKRWLMLGAGGVAVLLLLIWVTPSLLRMLSINSSVNLGRLHVAEVKRGNLVRDVSVQGRVVAAVSPTLYTPAAGTVTLAINAGDKVQKDQVLAEVFSPELNNKLDQERSTVQSLDIDVQRSRIDSRKQQLNTQKLLDQAEIDRVGAEREVQRNQQSFEKGATSELAVLRAKDVLAKAELEVANARKDVGLVHESLDFDLRTKGFALTKQKLLVTDLERQVDALKIRSPVSGQVGTLLVAQKANVAANAPLLSVVDLTAFEVEVLVPETYAHDLGVGMNAEISIGAGTAKGEVSAISPEVVNGQVTGRVRFSDKVPEGLRQNQRLSTRILLDEHPNVLMVERGSFVDTGGGRFAYVVKDGIAEKRKIQIGAAGLDSVEIVSGVAAGERIVVSGSDAFNDAAQVIVH; via the coding sequence ATGATCCGAGATACCGCCGCACAAGACCGCCGCATCGAAGCAACCGCGCCGTCGAACAAGCGCTGGTTGATGCTCGGTGCGGGTGGCGTGGCGGTGCTGTTGCTGCTGATCTGGGTGACGCCATCGCTGCTGCGCATGCTCTCGATCAACAGCTCGGTCAATCTGGGCCGGCTGCATGTCGCCGAGGTCAAGCGCGGCAATCTGGTGCGCGATGTTTCCGTGCAGGGGCGTGTGGTCGCGGCGGTCAGTCCAACCTTGTACACGCCCGCGGCCGGCACGGTCACACTCGCGATTAACGCCGGCGACAAGGTGCAGAAAGATCAGGTGCTGGCCGAAGTATTCAGCCCGGAACTCAACAACAAACTCGATCAGGAACGCTCGACCGTGCAAAGTCTGGACATCGACGTGCAGCGCAGTCGTATCGACAGTCGCAAGCAGCAATTGAACACGCAGAAACTGCTCGACCAAGCCGAGATCGATCGGGTCGGCGCCGAGCGCGAAGTGCAACGCAATCAGCAGTCGTTCGAGAAAGGCGCGACGTCCGAACTTGCGGTGCTGCGCGCGAAAGATGTGCTGGCCAAGGCTGAGCTCGAAGTCGCGAATGCGCGCAAGGATGTCGGCCTGGTGCACGAGAGTCTGGACTTCGATCTGCGCACCAAGGGTTTTGCGCTGACGAAACAAAAACTGCTGGTGACCGATCTCGAACGCCAGGTCGATGCGCTGAAAATCCGCTCGCCGGTAAGTGGCCAGGTCGGCACTTTGCTGGTCGCGCAGAAAGCCAACGTCGCGGCGAATGCGCCGTTGCTTAGCGTGGTCGATCTGACTGCGTTCGAAGTCGAAGTGTTGGTACCGGAAACCTACGCTCACGATCTCGGCGTTGGCATGAATGCGGAGATCAGCATCGGCGCCGGCACGGCCAAGGGCGAGGTCAGCGCGATCTCGCCGGAAGTGGTGAACGGACAGGTCACCGGGCGCGTGCGTTTTTCCGACAAGGTGCCGGAAGGCTTGCGCCAGAACCAGCGCTTGAGCACGCGCATCCTGCTCGATGAACACCCGAACGTGCTGATGGTCGAGCGCGGTTCGTTCGTCGATACCGGCGGCGGACGGTTTGCGTATGTGGTCAAGGACGGCATCGCGGAAAAACGCAAGATCCAGATCGGCGCCGCCGGATTGGACTCGGTGGAAATCGTCTCTGGTGTGGCGGCGGGCGAACGTATCGTGGTGTCGGGCAGCGATGCCTTCAACGATGCCGCGCAGGTAATCGTGCATTGA
- a CDS encoding RNA polymerase sigma factor, translating into MTGSPFQIDVPNSLLQRAGQGDMRAFEQLYRLFERPAYTLALRMLGDPEHAREVLHDTMLKAFQRIAQFRGEAPFWGWLRQIALNETLMRLRQRRNDVGHDNELTDIADESAAPWVLADAGALEWSLGELPTQTRSVIWLYHVEGYTHPEIADMLGKTVSFSKSQVARGTAKLRSLLTTETELDRCPTYRTSMA; encoded by the coding sequence ATGACCGGCTCTCCTTTCCAGATTGATGTCCCGAACAGCTTGCTGCAACGTGCCGGCCAGGGCGACATGCGCGCGTTCGAGCAGTTGTATCGATTGTTCGAGCGGCCCGCGTATACCTTGGCATTGCGCATGCTCGGCGATCCCGAACATGCACGCGAGGTATTGCACGACACGATGCTCAAGGCGTTCCAGCGGATCGCACAATTTCGTGGCGAAGCGCCGTTCTGGGGCTGGCTGCGGCAGATCGCATTGAACGAAACCTTGATGCGCTTGCGTCAGCGGCGCAACGATGTGGGCCATGACAACGAACTGACCGATATCGCCGACGAAAGCGCCGCTCCGTGGGTGCTCGCCGATGCGGGTGCGCTGGAGTGGAGCCTCGGCGAATTGCCGACGCAAACGCGCAGCGTGATCTGGCTGTATCACGTCGAGGGTTATACCCATCCGGAAATTGCCGACATGCTTGGCAAGACCGTGAGTTTTTCCAAATCGCAGGTCGCACGCGGTACCGCAAAACTGCGCAGCCTGCTGACGACCGAAACGGAGCTAGACAGATGTCCGACCTACCGCACGAGCATGGCATGA
- a CDS encoding TMEM165/GDT1 family protein: protein MQALVVSALAVALAEMGDKTQLLSLILAAKYRRPWPIIAGILIATLCNHALAGALGTLVAQWLTPQVVRWITAISFLSVAAWTLVPDKIDEKDAARGTGHSVFIATVISFFIAEMGDKTQIATIVLAAEYHPLWQVVVGSTLGMLAANVPVVLLGARFAEKIPLRAARIVTALLYAGLGLWIAFSG, encoded by the coding sequence ATGCAAGCCCTCGTTGTTTCCGCCCTTGCCGTCGCCCTCGCCGAAATGGGCGACAAGACGCAATTGCTTTCGTTGATCCTCGCCGCAAAATATCGTCGACCGTGGCCGATCATCGCCGGCATCCTGATCGCTACCTTGTGCAACCACGCGCTGGCCGGTGCGCTCGGCACTCTGGTCGCGCAATGGCTCACGCCGCAAGTGGTGCGCTGGATCACCGCAATTTCATTCCTGTCGGTCGCCGCGTGGACGCTGGTGCCGGACAAGATCGATGAGAAAGACGCCGCGCGCGGCACCGGGCACAGCGTTTTCATCGCCACTGTGATCAGTTTTTTCATCGCCGAAATGGGCGACAAGACGCAGATCGCGACGATCGTGCTGGCCGCCGAATATCACCCACTGTGGCAAGTCGTGGTCGGCTCAACGCTCGGCATGCTCGCGGCCAACGTGCCGGTGGTTTTGCTCGGCGCACGGTTCGCGGAAAAAATTCCATTGCGTGCGGCGCGCATCGTCACCGCATTGCTCTACGCCGGCCTCGGTTTGTGGATTGCCTTCAGCGGCTGA
- a CDS encoding cysteine-rich CWC family protein translates to MSIETIDPTLCPLCGGINACVLASGDGDADVRRCWCFHEYIPAGALERVPAAARDMACICDTCLRQLRKHPDALILEATPLRLAKLRILLKQQS, encoded by the coding sequence ATGTCGATTGAAACTATCGATCCGACGTTGTGCCCGCTATGCGGCGGTATCAATGCCTGTGTGCTCGCCAGCGGCGATGGCGATGCCGACGTGCGACGGTGCTGGTGTTTCCATGAATACATCCCGGCCGGCGCGCTTGAGCGTGTACCTGCGGCAGCGCGCGACATGGCCTGCATTTGCGATACCTGCCTGCGCCAGTTGCGCAAGCATCCCGATGCTCTGATTCTTGAAGCCACGCCGCTGCGCCTAGCCAAACTGCGAATCTTGCTCAAGCAGCAGAGTTGA
- the dusB gene encoding tRNA dihydrouridine synthase DusB, with product MQIGPFLIQPSVVLAPMAGVTDKPFRQLCKRLGAGLAVSEMTTADPRFWSTNKSRWRMDHSGEPDPISVQIAGFDPAMLADAARHNVDHGAQLIDINMGCPAKKVCNVYSGSALMQNEALVARILAAVVSAVNVPVTLKIRTGWNHENRNGVSIAHIAEDSGIAALAVHGRTRADLYNGEAEYATIAAIKQAVRIPIFANGDIDTPQKARYVLDATAADAVMIGRAAQGRPWIFREIAHYLATGEILAAPGRDEIRDILLAHLHALYGHYGEQSGVRIARKHLGWYARDRTFRAIVNRAESAQEQLRLTTEYFDGNPSPELADAA from the coding sequence ATGCAAATCGGCCCTTTTCTGATCCAGCCCAGCGTGGTGCTTGCGCCGATGGCCGGCGTCACTGACAAACCGTTCCGGCAGTTGTGCAAACGACTCGGCGCGGGCTTGGCAGTGTCCGAGATGACGACCGCCGATCCGCGTTTCTGGAGCACCAACAAAAGCCGCTGGCGCATGGATCACAGCGGTGAACCCGATCCGATCAGCGTGCAGATCGCGGGCTTCGATCCGGCGATGCTGGCGGATGCTGCGCGCCACAATGTCGATCACGGCGCGCAGCTGATCGACATCAACATGGGTTGCCCGGCGAAAAAAGTCTGCAACGTGTATTCGGGCAGCGCGCTGATGCAGAACGAGGCACTCGTCGCGCGCATTCTGGCCGCAGTCGTGAGTGCGGTGAATGTGCCGGTCACGTTGAAAATTCGCACCGGCTGGAATCACGAAAATCGCAACGGCGTGAGCATCGCGCATATCGCGGAAGATTCGGGCATCGCCGCGCTCGCAGTGCATGGCCGCACGCGCGCCGACCTGTATAACGGCGAGGCCGAATACGCCACGATCGCCGCGATCAAGCAGGCGGTGCGCATTCCGATTTTCGCCAACGGTGATATCGATACGCCGCAGAAAGCACGCTACGTGCTCGATGCCACCGCCGCCGATGCAGTGATGATCGGTCGCGCCGCGCAAGGCCGCCCGTGGATATTTCGCGAGATTGCGCATTATCTTGCTACCGGTGAGATTCTGGCAGCACCGGGCCGCGATGAAATTCGCGATATCCTGCTTGCGCATCTGCACGCGCTGTATGGACATTACGGCGAGCAAAGCGGCGTGCGTATCGCGCGCAAACACCTCGGTTGGTACGCGCGGGACCGCACGTTTCGCGCGATCGTCAATCGCGCCGAGAGCGCACAGGAACAACTGCGTCTGACCACAGAATATTTCGACGGCAACCCGTCGCCGGAACTGGCAGACGCGGCGTGA
- a CDS encoding DUF1800 domain-containing protein yields MNIPGKTIAALLLTLVATAAQASVHDHIYANSFDIAADAPASKAEASRFLTQATFGPNQTDITRLMAVGYNEWIEEQLGMRATLGEPTVEAVVNARIAGSQNTGQTQRLNRWFWQATYAPDQLRQRMAYALSQIFVVSDQSSMISGDVVPMTAYSDLLASDAFGIYRTLLSDVTYNPTMGKYLNAFRNLKPSATTSPDENYAREVMQLFSVGLIQLNMDHSPLLVGGLTVPTYDQTVITHTAKVFTGLTYSDAPIGTGANFSGANFYGGSLTFAGQYNPMQCWGTELFPYSNGNMRHDITGDDGTLHTDKTVLGGAIIPSGQDCDVDLGAEIDIIAAHSNVAPFISSQLIQRFVTSNPSPAYIQRVATVFNGSTGDLGDVLKAILIDSEARNPPAAGATSESDSYGKLREPILRLTAMWRAFNAAAPAADIYGEIGMTGNTGFLTAYGQGPLESPTVFNFYTPDYQQPGVFATNNLNSPELQILNESTLYSSINSYYNFTANSYVGISPLPSTPRPMIDLSSLTVNVATPALMVATINANMLYGTMSTSMQSALTNMIQFGLNGATANEKAWSLIYVTMLSPEYAAQR; encoded by the coding sequence TTGAATATTCCAGGCAAGACCATCGCGGCGTTGCTGCTGACGCTCGTGGCAACGGCGGCGCAAGCCAGCGTGCACGATCACATTTACGCCAACAGTTTTGACATTGCAGCCGATGCGCCGGCGAGCAAGGCTGAAGCTTCGCGCTTCCTGACCCAGGCAACGTTCGGCCCCAACCAGACCGATATCACGCGTCTAATGGCAGTCGGTTACAACGAGTGGATCGAGGAGCAACTCGGCATGCGCGCGACGCTTGGCGAGCCCACGGTCGAGGCCGTCGTCAACGCACGTATCGCCGGCTCCCAGAACACCGGCCAGACGCAGCGCCTGAATCGCTGGTTCTGGCAGGCGACCTACGCCCCGGATCAATTGCGCCAGCGCATGGCGTACGCCTTGAGCCAGATTTTTGTTGTCTCCGACCAGAGCAGCATGATCAGCGGCGATGTCGTGCCGATGACTGCTTACAGCGATTTGCTCGCGAGCGACGCGTTCGGCATCTATCGCACCTTGCTCAGCGACGTGACGTACAACCCGACCATGGGCAAGTATCTCAACGCATTCCGCAATCTCAAGCCGAGCGCGACCACCAGCCCGGATGAAAACTATGCACGCGAGGTGATGCAGCTGTTTTCGGTCGGGCTGATCCAGCTCAACATGGATCATTCGCCGCTGCTGGTCGGCGGCCTCACTGTGCCTACCTACGATCAAACGGTCATCACGCACACCGCAAAAGTGTTTACGGGACTGACTTACAGCGATGCGCCGATCGGCACCGGCGCAAATTTCAGTGGCGCGAATTTTTACGGCGGCAGCCTGACGTTTGCCGGGCAATATAATCCGATGCAGTGCTGGGGCACGGAATTGTTTCCGTATTCCAACGGCAATATGCGACACGACATCACCGGCGACGACGGCACCTTGCACACCGATAAAACCGTGCTCGGCGGCGCGATCATTCCTTCGGGCCAGGATTGCGATGTCGACCTCGGCGCCGAGATCGACATCATCGCCGCGCATTCGAATGTTGCGCCGTTTATTTCGAGCCAGCTGATCCAGCGTTTTGTCACGAGCAATCCCTCGCCGGCCTACATCCAGCGCGTGGCGACGGTGTTCAACGGCAGCACCGGCGATCTCGGCGACGTGCTCAAAGCCATTCTCATCGATAGCGAAGCACGCAATCCGCCGGCAGCCGGCGCCACCAGCGAAAGCGACAGTTACGGCAAATTACGCGAGCCGATATTGCGCCTCACTGCAATGTGGCGCGCATTCAATGCCGCTGCGCCGGCCGCGGATATCTACGGCGAGATCGGCATGACTGGCAATACCGGCTTCCTCACCGCGTACGGACAAGGGCCGCTGGAATCGCCGACCGTGTTCAATTTTTACACGCCCGACTATCAACAGCCCGGAGTGTTTGCGACCAATAATTTGAACTCGCCGGAGTTGCAGATTCTCAACGAATCCACCTTGTATTCGTCGATCAATAGCTACTACAACTTCACCGCCAATTCGTATGTAGGCATCAGTCCGTTGCCGAGTACACCGCGGCCGATGATCGATCTTTCTTCGCTGACCGTGAACGTCGCCACGCCGGCGCTGATGGTAGCCACGATCAATGCCAACATGCTCTACGGCACCATGTCCACCTCGATGCAATCGGCGCTGACCAACATGATCCAGTTCGGATTGAACGGTGCAACCGCCAACGAGAAAGCCTGGTCGCTGATCTACGTGACCATGTTATCGCCCGAATATGCCGCGCAGCGCTGA
- a CDS encoding winged helix-turn-helix domain-containing protein — protein MSTLIQFPIPHEHIAGYRFGQAELLLASERLLVAGNEVALSPMAYKFLLGLCRARGALLTRNDAFDLLWPGGGSGSDEALAQIVLKVRQALASEGRAIATVRGRGFRIELPIETVSLKPLSAVTDDLHFVDISPTNAATELAPPASPMAEALPDDLAPTAKKSLLSRPQLILAGALAVLALIIAMQFFATPNLDLDGYAIDVKVFGPISAQGTKTLATSLTRDDEGDRTSARQLLQSMADSEPHSAAPAFFMTLWLSGNKEELQHWRQMLKERLPQDAPAYVQLLSRWVSSAGDTAGVENELLSAALKLQPSAWRLHLARAHVSLRLFRFDTALADLRLIPVARLSPRYAMFVMSDRASLGDAEKMQAELPQLIHRAPVLAEYVRGRIALAQGHWQEAQIAFEATAQHAEQETLIGAISNSWLYAAIAAGAQQHWQEMQHDAEQARRIGTEHKLNLLVADAEVVIGYSQYRRELNDQGDASWDRADIAIDEDSEFAVRLWLQRTRLQPKWALAHAMPELTGTALPAGLSALVSARQAWLRCDAEAAKHALIAAESAGLDTSYFADEIDLLRQDLGLARNAVAAAPQLPYPSLARWITFWESARAVGARACAASTTTTPISAH, from the coding sequence ATGTCTACACTGATTCAGTTTCCGATTCCGCACGAACACATTGCCGGCTATCGCTTCGGTCAAGCCGAATTGCTGCTGGCTTCCGAGCGCTTGCTCGTGGCTGGCAATGAAGTTGCGTTATCACCGATGGCCTACAAGTTTCTGCTCGGATTGTGTCGGGCGCGCGGTGCGTTGCTCACGCGCAACGACGCATTCGATTTGCTCTGGCCCGGCGGCGGCAGCGGCAGCGATGAAGCGCTCGCGCAAATTGTATTGAAGGTTCGCCAGGCACTGGCGAGCGAAGGTCGTGCGATCGCCACCGTACGTGGTCGTGGTTTTCGCATCGAATTGCCGATCGAAACCGTGTCGCTCAAACCGTTGAGCGCGGTAACCGATGATCTGCATTTCGTCGATATCTCGCCCACGAATGCAGCCACCGAGCTTGCGCCGCCCGCGTCACCAATGGCAGAGGCATTGCCCGATGATCTGGCGCCCACGGCGAAAAAATCATTGCTTTCCCGGCCACAACTGATTCTTGCCGGTGCGCTGGCAGTGCTCGCATTGATTATCGCCATGCAATTTTTCGCCACACCGAATCTGGATCTGGACGGCTACGCCATCGATGTAAAAGTTTTCGGCCCGATCAGTGCGCAAGGTACAAAAACCCTCGCAACCTCTTTGACCCGGGACGACGAAGGCGATCGCACGTCAGCGCGACAGTTGCTGCAGAGCATGGCAGACAGTGAACCACATAGCGCTGCGCCTGCGTTTTTCATGACGCTGTGGCTGAGTGGCAACAAGGAGGAACTTCAACACTGGCGGCAGATGTTGAAAGAGCGGCTCCCGCAGGATGCACCGGCCTACGTGCAACTGTTGTCGCGCTGGGTGAGTTCGGCGGGCGATACGGCCGGTGTCGAAAACGAGCTTCTGAGCGCAGCGCTCAAGCTGCAGCCGTCGGCGTGGCGCTTGCACTTGGCACGTGCTCATGTCTCGCTGCGCTTGTTCCGCTTCGACACGGCGCTGGCCGATTTGCGGCTGATTCCGGTCGCCAGACTCTCGCCACGCTATGCCATGTTCGTGATGAGTGACCGTGCCTCGCTCGGCGACGCCGAGAAGATGCAAGCCGAATTGCCACAACTGATACACCGCGCGCCCGTGCTGGCGGAATACGTGCGTGGGCGGATCGCGCTGGCGCAAGGACATTGGCAAGAAGCACAAATCGCTTTCGAGGCCACCGCGCAACATGCCGAACAGGAAACCTTGATCGGTGCGATAAGTAACTCATGGTTATATGCCGCCATCGCCGCTGGCGCTCAGCAACATTGGCAAGAGATGCAACACGATGCCGAACAGGCACGGCGTATCGGTACCGAACACAAACTCAATTTGCTCGTTGCCGATGCCGAAGTAGTGATCGGTTATTCGCAATATCGGCGCGAACTCAACGATCAAGGCGACGCGAGTTGGGATCGCGCCGATATCGCCATCGACGAGGATTCTGAATTTGCAGTACGCCTGTGGTTGCAACGCACACGCTTGCAGCCTAAGTGGGCGCTGGCGCACGCCATGCCGGAGCTGACCGGCACAGCGCTACCCGCCGGCCTGAGTGCGCTCGTCAGCGCGCGTCAGGCATGGCTGCGATGCGATGCGGAAGCGGCCAAACACGCGCTGATCGCGGCAGAAAGCGCTGGCCTCGACACCAGTTATTTCGCCGATGAAATCGACTTGCTGCGGCAGGATCTCGGTCTCGCGCGAAATGCCGTCGCGGCAGCACCGCAACTGCCTTATCCATCCTTGGCGCGCTGGATCACGTTCTGGGAAAGCGCACGCGCCGTCGGCGCACGTGCCTGCGCCGCGAGCACGACAACAACGCCGATTTCTGCACATTGA
- a CDS encoding ribokinase, which translates to MPAQVIVVGSYVQDQTWLVERFPQVGETLRAHGFNTGPGGKGFNQAIACTRQGAAVTFIGAIGNDALGGIAQHIAKNENLPCRWQIRNDQPTAAAGITVNARGENQIAISLGANEHLDADFVRAQADIFASARVLLLQMENNLDALAAALDLCTQHGLLRVWNPAPVHADLDLALLRRADIITPNETEFALLLQRFGNTKIDPANLAQQNDATLHALARQLGIATVVITLGAHGSFVSHGENQRGDSDACYRIAPESVHAIDTTGAGDAFSGALVAALVLFRERPFRDAIRHANRVAALSTEIVGAAPAMPNYAAVIARFGE; encoded by the coding sequence ATGCCCGCGCAAGTCATCGTGGTCGGCAGTTATGTGCAGGATCAAACCTGGTTGGTCGAACGTTTTCCGCAGGTCGGCGAAACCTTGCGCGCGCACGGTTTCAACACCGGCCCGGGCGGCAAGGGTTTTAACCAGGCCATCGCTTGCACGCGACAAGGCGCGGCAGTAACTTTCATCGGAGCGATCGGCAACGATGCGCTCGGCGGCATCGCGCAACACATCGCCAAGAATGAAAACCTGCCGTGTCGCTGGCAGATTCGCAACGATCAACCAACCGCCGCCGCCGGCATCACGGTGAATGCGCGCGGTGAAAACCAGATCGCGATCAGCCTTGGCGCGAACGAACATCTCGATGCGGATTTTGTGCGCGCGCAGGCCGACATATTCGCCAGCGCACGCGTGCTTTTGTTGCAGATGGAAAACAATCTTGACGCGCTCGCTGCGGCGCTCGATCTCTGTACACAGCACGGTTTGCTGCGCGTGTGGAATCCGGCGCCAGTGCATGCCGATCTGGATCTCGCGCTGCTGCGTCGCGCCGATATCATCACGCCGAACGAAACCGAATTCGCCCTGCTGCTGCAACGCTTCGGCAATACCAAGATCGATCCGGCAAACCTCGCCCAACAAAACGATGCCACGCTGCACGCGCTCGCGCGCCAGCTCGGTATCGCCACCGTCGTGATCACGCTGGGCGCACACGGCAGTTTTGTTTCGCATGGCGAAAACCAACGCGGCGACAGCGATGCTTGTTATCGCATCGCGCCGGAATCGGTACACGCGATCGATACCACCGGTGCAGGTGATGCGTTCAGCGGCGCGCTGGTCGCGGCACTCGTGCTTTTTCGCGAGCGTCCATTTCGCGATGCGATACGACATGCCAATCGTGTCGCCGCGCTGTCTACCGAAATCGTCGGCGCCGCGCCCGCGATGCCGAACTATGCTGCGGTAATCGCGCGTTTTGGCGAATAG